The genomic region CATCTGCTTCCAGAATCCTCACTTCAAGCCCCCTCGGAGCTTTTAACAAACCATCAATCGATCCACTATAAACCCCTACCCCACGATAAAGAAGCGTAACATCATCACAAATTCGCTCCATCTGATCAAGAAGATGAGAAGTAATCAGCAAAGTGCACCCCTGCCTCTTAAGCTCCAACAAAATTTCACGAATCTCATGAGAACCCTCCGGATCAAGACCCGCCGTCGGTTCATCCAAAATAACCAACCGAGGCTCATGAATCAACGCCTGAGCTAATGAAATTCGCTGAAGCATCCCTTTAGAATAACTCGAAAGCGGCCGATCTGCCGCCTCCTCCATCCTCACCCTCCTCAACAACCTCCCCGAACGCCTCCGTATCTCCTCAATACCCAACCCACACAGACGCCCATGAAGATCCAATAATTCCCGCCCCGTCAAAAACCTAGGAAAGTAAGGACTCTCCGGCATATAACCTATCTGCCGCCGAATCGCCCGCGACGGCAAAACCTCCCCAAAAAGCGTAATCTTACCCTCTTGCGGCACAATAAGCCCCAAAATACACTTTATCGTCGTGCTTTTACCGGAGCCATTCGGCCCCAGCAGACCATGAATCGTTCCCTCCGAAACATTCAAGCTTAACCGATCAACCGCCTTAAGCCGAGGCTTTCTCCACCCCATCGAAAAACAATGCGTAAGCGATTCAACCGCAAGCGCAACACCACTCATAACCTCTCTATTCTCAGCCGTTATGATTCTCAATCCAGCTCCAAAAAGTTTTCGTATCTCCTAGATCAGGAAAAACAACACTCGGAGAATACCGCTCCAACGTCTTCACATCATAAGCCCCAGTCGCCACAGCCACAGTTTGCGCGCCAATCACCTTCCCGCACTCGATGTCGTGTGGCGTATCCCCTATCACATACACTTTCTCAGGTTCAATCGAATGCCCCGCAACCTCTGCCGCTCGCTCCAACGCAATAGGCCCCAGTTCATTTCTCAAAACACTATCATCCGCAAACGCCCCAAAAGAAAAAAAATGCCACACCTTATAAAAGGTCAGTTTTAACTCCGCCCCTCGACGCATGTTTCCAGTCAATAACCCCTGTATAAATCCCGGATGATCATGCGCCTGCTGCAAAATATCCACCACCCCCCGATGCGTCTTACCCGGGCTCTTAGGAAGCTCACTCTCCAAATGCCTCAGATAACTTTCAATAAAACAATGCAAATGCTCCGGCGTCGGCTCCACTCCATAGTATTCAAACAACTGATAACCAATAAACCGATCCGTTCGCCCCCTATAATCAATATGCTCCAAAGACGATCGGATCCCAAAAACTTCCTCCATCGCATAGTTAATCGCCCGCTCCCCAGCTTGCCCAGAACAAATCAACGTCCCATCAATATCCCAAAGCAAAACTTTCATCACGCTCAATCCAAGCGATACGTCAGACAACGATTGCGCCAACCCGGCAACCATCGCATTTCATTGCGCCCCGGCGGCGCATTCAAAGCGCGTCGTGTCAATATTGCAATCGCCACATCCGAAAACTCTCGTAACGCCGCAGCCCCACGCTCCGTGCCACGCATATGTTTGAGAACCTGCATCAATCCCCAACGATGGCCATTATACTCCTCTTGTGGCTTCAACCCTTCCCCCTTGAAATTCACATAATCCATCAATGCATAAATACCATGCGGATGCGAAGCCACGCGGTTAAATTGAAAACGCACCCGCTCACGCGTCACAGGATCTTCAATATTCCGAAGCATATTCGGCAGTGAATTCTCAAGCCGCCTCGCCATATAGCGAGCCTGATATGGAATAGTGCGAACGAGAAACTCCCTCAACTCACGCATCCGCGGTGAATCCAAATCCCGCATAAACGCCGCGCGATTTGGCCACGGACATCTCGCCGTCGAATGCAGCCACGAAGGCTTGGAAATCCCCAACTCCTCAAAGTATTTCATCAAAAGCGGAAAACTTTCGTAATACCGAATCTTCTGCCCCTTCGGATACCAAATAAAATGCCCAATCCCCAGCGAAGCAAACTCCTCACCCTCATTCCACGAAGTCAATCCCTCCACCGTTCCTTTGCACTCATTTTTCCAAATTTTCTTCCCAATGTATAGAGCATCACGATCCGAAAGAACAATCCCTTGCGCATAACCCAAAACACAGCCAAAAAACCCTATCACAAACCCCACAACCAAAACACCGACCTTGCACTCCCTCATGCCTTCCAGGCTAGAACAAAGAATTCAATTAAGCAACCCATCCACTATTTCTTCGAATTTATCTGCCTCGCATAATTAACCAGCGTCCCCAACGGCTCGCAATGAATTTTTATCAAGTCCCCCTCCCTCATTGAATACCAGTCGGGAGGAACAATGCCCGTGCCCGTCAATAACACCGCACCATGCGGAAAATCCTGAAAACGATACAACCAACTCACAAGCTCATCCCATGACCTCCTCAATTGCCCCAACGACACCGCCCCTTGAAAAATCCGCTCTCCAGCGCGCTCAATCTCCATCTCGATCGTCCAATTCCGCCAATCGGGAGGATTATCAAAAATAAGCATCCTCGGACCAAAACAAGCAGAATGCTCATAAATCTTCACCTGAGACAAATAAAGCGGATTACTCGCCTCAATATCCCGCGCCGTCGCATCGTTGCCCAACGTCAACCCTATCACCTTCCCTTGCGGCGAAATCACAAGCGTCAATTCCGGCTCAGGCACACTCCACGAAGAATCAGCCCGAAACCCCACATAATCACGATGCCCACCTGCTTTCCAAGCTAGCCCTTTGAAAAAAAGATGCGGACGCTCAGCGACATATACCTTATCATAAAGACTAGCTGATCCCTGAGATTCACTCACTCGCGCAGCTTGACTCCGCGCATACGTCACCCCAGCACCCCAGATCTCTTGCTCAAGCAATGGCGCCGCAAGCGCCGCATCATCAGACAAAAACCGCTCAGCTCCTCGAACCCCCACAAGTTCCCCAACCGATACCCGGCCTTCCAAATATGCCCTCACGCACTCTTCAGAGATCTCCGATAACTTCCCTTCTACTCCTAACAGCCACTCCACACCACATTTCACCAAATACACCATAGATGCTCCCTAATTGCCCGACCTATCCCATCAAATCGAGATCAAAATTATATTGCCCTCTGTGATGACTCCACCAGTCTATCCAACCAAAATATCTCCTGATGCCATCGCTCGAGACCCTAATCCGTTCTAAGCCATTGCTCACCTACTTCTTCCTCTGGCTCCTATTTCTCTACCTCGGACACTTCCATGAGCCGTGGCGAGACGAAGCCCAAGCCTACATGCTAGCAGCCGACTCAGCGTCACTCTCAGAAATGCTCCATAACCTGCGCTACGAGGGGCACCCCCCCCTATGGCACCTCCTACTAAGGCTCATCTCAAAAAGCGGCTTGAGCGGTCCCGACGCCCTCTGGATCACCCAAGCCACCATCGCCGCCGGCACAGCCACCCTGTGGCTGATCCTCTGCCCGCTAAACTTTCCCTTGCGCCTACTAAGCCTATTTTCCTACTTCTTCTTATACGAATACGGAATCATCGCGCGCACCTATTCCCTGGCCTGTTTATTATGGATGATCGCGCTCCTCGCGCCTCCACGCCCATTAAGGGTCGCAGCAGCTCTTCTTGTCGCTTTCACCAGCCTCTACGGATGGGTCCTGACCCTAATCTACTGGCTAAATCTTGAGCTGCAGCGCGAGGGCTGCCTGCGCACCCGATTAATCTTTGCCTCCAACCTCGCTCTTGCCGCTTGGCTCACAATCCCCTCTCCGCAACAAGATTTTTTTCATCCCACTTATTTAAGCCAGCTTCCCCGATGGAGCGATCTCACCACCGCCATCACTCGCTTCTTCTCAACATTAGCCCCGATCACCTTCCGCTGGCCTTACTTCTGGGAAAATCATCCCCACACGCAGATCCCCAATCTTCTCTTCACCCTCC from Candidatus Methylacidiphilales bacterium harbors:
- a CDS encoding ABC transporter ATP-binding protein; protein product: MSGVALAVESLTHCFSMGWRKPRLKAVDRLSLNVSEGTIHGLLGPNGSGKSTTIKCILGLIVPQEGKITLFGEVLPSRAIRRQIGYMPESPYFPRFLTGRELLDLHGRLCGLGIEEIRRRSGRLLRRVRMEEAADRPLSSYSKGMLQRISLAQALIHEPRLVILDEPTAGLDPEGSHEIREILLELKRQGCTLLITSHLLDQMERICDDVTLLYRGVGVYSGSIDGLLKAPRGLEVRILEADVSRVEYYRRQLSEFFVEPIEVEPMRMSLEDRFLEMMRQH
- a CDS encoding haloacid dehalogenase-like hydrolase, coding for MKVLLWDIDGTLICSGQAGERAINYAMEEVFGIRSSLEHIDYRGRTDRFIGYQLFEYYGVEPTPEHLHCFIESYLRHLESELPKSPGKTHRGVVDILQQAHDHPGFIQGLLTGNMRRGAELKLTFYKVWHFFSFGAFADDSVLRNELGPIALERAAEVAGHSIEPEKVYVIGDTPHDIECGKVIGAQTVAVATGAYDVKTLERYSPSVVFPDLGDTKTFWSWIENHNG
- a CDS encoding fumarylacetoacetate hydrolase family protein: MEWLLGVEGKLSEISEECVRAYLEGRVSVGELVGVRGAERFLSDDAALAAPLLEQEIWGAGVTYARSQAARVSESQGSASLYDKVYVAERPHLFFKGLAWKAGGHRDYVGFRADSSWSVPEPELTLVISPQGKVIGLTLGNDATARDIEASNPLYLSQVKIYEHSACFGPRMLIFDNPPDWRNWTIEMEIERAGERIFQGAVSLGQLRRSWDELVSWLYRFQDFPHGAVLLTGTGIVPPDWYSMREGDLIKIHCEPLGTLVNYARQINSKK